The Geoanaerobacter pelophilus nucleotide sequence GGCACTTTCATTAGATCAACAATGTCAGGCGCCAATGCTGCTTATAAGCTCACCGAACTTATGGGCGGGCTTGATAAGTTCTCCGACGCTATCGACACCTATTTCACCACCATGTTCAGTGATGCCGAACAGGAAGGGCGCAAGGCAGCCCAGGCAGCCCGCCAGGTGAATGTCGCGTTCAACGAGATGCATTTAACCGTGCCAACTACCCGCGAAGGGTTCAGGACTCTGGTTGAAAGTTTGGATCTGACCAAGGAAACCGGCCAGGCGCTTTTTGCCTCCCTGATGAATATTGCCGAATCGTTCGGCACGATGATGGACGCAGTTGATGCGGCGTATGCAGCCCAACAGGATCTGCAGATCCGTCGCTTGAGAGTAGCCGGCAACGATGCCTCGGCCGATCTTCTGGAGCTGGTAATCGATCAGCAGAAAGAGTACCAGGATTATCTCGGCAAGGGCTATGACGTCACTGAGCTGCTGATTGTCCAGCAACTTGAATATGAAAAGGCTGTAAAAGACGTTTCAACCACCCTTAAAGAGTCGTCAAACGAGATGACCATTGCTGCCGAGCAGATCAAGAGCAAGCTATCCTCGGCTGTTTCGGCTCAGATGCAGATCATGACTACTCTGAAAAACATGCTGAGTGGTGATCTCTCTACGCTTTCGCCTGATCTTAAGTACAACCAGCTCGGCTCATCGTTCCGGGCAACTGCCGACCGCGCTAGACTCGGCGATGTCTCTGCGCTGGAAGGGATCAGCCAGATCGCCCAGGAGTTTCTGACGTCGTCGCGCAGTTACAATGCCACCGGCCCGGCCTATGCTGCCGATTTCGCCCTGGTTACTCAGACTCTGGCCGAGCTTGGCGGTCTGCCAACCTCCACCGAGATCCAGATCGACGTGGCGCAGCAGCAGCTCTCCAAGCTCAAAGAGATCCAGGCTTCGATTGCTGACGGCAATATCGATCAGCTCACCTACCTCAAATCTATTCTGGGCGAAAACAGCGGCGTTTCGACCCTTCTTGAGCAGTACCTCAAGGCTGATCAGGCGGCCAAGGATTCCGCAACCCAGGCGGCAGCCGATGCCCAGGCCGCAGCAGAGGCCGAGCGTCAAAGAATAGCTGCAGAGCAGGCGAGGGCAGCTGCCGTTGCTGCCGAGGTACAGGTCAAAGCTAGAGAATATGCCCAGATCGCCATGGAATATTCAGTTGGCAAGCGCACCGGCTATGACTCTAAATATGACGTTGGGCCAATAGTTAATGGCGTTTCTTCCCCGAACGGCAAGATTGACACCGGCGACGGTATTGTCTGGCTAAGTATCGCCAACGGCAGCGGCAATGTCACCGATGAAATCAAGAAAATGCTGGGCATCAGCAGCTATGACGTCGGTTCGCCATTCATCCCTTACGACCAGATGGCCCAGGTTCATAAAGGCGAGATCATTGTTGACCCGGCATCGTCGGCAGTACTTCGCAAGTACGGGATCCAGGTCAACGGCAGCGGCGGTGACAATTCCGAACTGGTTGCGCTGCTCAAGGAAGTTATCACCGAAGTCCGCGCCCTGGTTCGCCTCTCCGGCGCCGGGCATTCCCAGCAGATCGATAAACTCACGGCATTGGAAAAGGTGCTGTCTGGCATTGAACGTGACAACCGGCAACTGGTTAATCAATGAGTGAATATCTTATAGAAATCCCTGCCCATACTGGCAGTGCTGTTGAAACTCTCCGATTCACCAGCGGTTCCGGTCGAATTTATGACGGCTATTACTATGAACCATGCGTGTCTAACCCTGGTGCGCTGAAAATTATGATGTTTGGTGAAGGTACTACAAGAGGCGCATCCAAAATAGGTTACGGAGAAATACAGCTGGTCAATAAAGATGGGCAGCTGGACAGCCTCCGCAACTATGGAATAGGTGGGAGAATCGCTGTGATACGAGAGTTAATTGCTGGAGTGACTATTGGCATGACGTTGAGTTGCAGCATGGAGCAACCAGTATTCAACGATTCATCCGTGTCAATCAGGATAAAGGATCCCCAAGTCGTTCTTGATGTAGCTTTCCAGGAAAATAAATATGCCGGCACCAACGTTCTTCCCGCAGGGGTTGAAGGTACTGCTGACATCAAGGGTAAGCCTAAACCTGTATTGTTGGGTCAGGTGTCGAATGCCACGCCTTTTCTGGTTAATACCTCGCGGCTGATTTATCAGGGGCATGATGGTGCGCTGCAGGATATCCCCGCAGTTTACGACAAGGGTGTTCTACTCGGCCGTGGCACTAATTACACTAGCCAAGCAGATATGGAGGCAAACCCGCCGGCCGAAGGATATTACCGAGCTTGGCTGGGTGGTGGCATGTTCCGGTTGGGATCTGCGCCAGCCGGAGTTGTGACATTCGACGGGATACAGGGTGCAACTGCAGCGAATAGAACTGCTGCCCAGATTGCAAAGCAGATCGCCTTGCGGGTACTCACAACCAACGACCTGATCGATCAGGACTTCACTGATCTGGATACTCTCAATAGTGCGGTTATTGGCATATATATAAATAGCGAAACAACCATTGCAAAGGCATTGGATGAGGTAATCGGCAGTATCGGTGGATGGTATGGGTTTGACGCAAATAACAAGCTCAACGTAGGCCGGCTGGATTCCCCTTCAGGCACTCCTGAAATCGAACTCACAAAGCAGGAAATAAGCAACCTTCAGCTACTGCCTACCAAAGACGAAGGGCGTGGTTTACCGGTCTGGAAAGTCAATTTGAACTATGACAAGGTTGCCACGGTTCAGAACATGACAAGTCTTGCCGGCAGCTTGAATTTCTCCTGGGTTGCCGGAACTCTCCCTGCATCGGCATATTGGTCGGCAATCACTTATGGTAATGGATTGTTCGTTGCAATCCCGCAAAACGGTTCGGCCTACGCGACATCCCCGGACGGTATTGCCTGGGTCTCACGGACCTTGCCGTCGCCTCCGACTGGCGGTTATTGGGTAAAAATAGCTTATGGCAATGGCACTTTTGTCTTGCTGGGAAATGGGGCAAACGGCAATGCCACCAATGTTTATGCAACATCAACTGATGGCATAAATTGGACTCCTGGGACGTTGCCGGTTTCAAGTGTTTGGGTTGCTATTACCTATGCGAATGGCCGCTTTGTTGCCCTGGCTGCCAGCAGCACAGTTTGTGCCTTGAGTTCGACTGATGGTACTACCTGGAGTCAAGGCGACTTGGCGAATGGTACTTGGACCAGCGTTGCTTATGGTAACAATGTGTTTGTGGCTATTACCTATAATGGCAGCGCTTTGGCAACCTCTCCTGATGGTGTAACCTGGACGGCCCGAACGCCAACAAACAGCGCTGGCAGGTCTGTCACGTTCGGTAATGGGCTTTTTGTGGCAATCGTCTATAACAGCAATGTTTTCGCCACGTCGCCCGACGGAATAACCTGGACAGCGCGGACCATGCCGATGACGGCATATTGGTCAAATATCACTTATGGCAACAGGGTTTTTGTTGCGACAGTCGAGAATAATAGCAAGGTGGCTGCTGTTTCTCCTGACGGTATTTTATGGTATCAGGTCGGCTTGCCGTCAGCTGCCAACTGGCAGGGAATTGCTTATGGTAACGGCTCATTCATCGCCGTATCGTTCAATAGCGCCAACATCTTCACCTATAGAATTGCACCTTCTACAGAGTACCTTTCGCGGGTTTCTTTAGAATATCGCACGGTAAACGACTTTGATAATGCTGTCTTGACCGTGCATCCCCTGGCGACAGAAATAACCTTGGACAGTTTATTGGTGTCGTCAGCGGCGGCACAAACAGAAACCACTCGGCAACTCAGTCTGCGAAAAGTTCGGCGGGATTATGTATCGATCTCAATTGACTCGAGTGTTCTTGCTAGCATGCCTACAGTCGGGAAAGTCATAAAAATAACGTACCCACGTTACGGATATGATGCCGGAAAGCTATTCGTCTTGATCGGCGTGAATATGGAATTGTCGGCTAAAAAAATCACTTTTTACCTGTGGGGCTGATATGCCTTGTTTATTTTGTTATCCGAACCGCTTGGATGATTCTCTCAGTTACAGCACGACGTTGTCCGGCGGATCCTGGTCGGCCACTCTGCCACTGACAAACCTGAAAAGCCCATTGTTATCGAAAAAAGCCCGGTCAACGAATGCTCTGGCAGCATCCACCCAGTTCAATACTGATATGGGCACACCGCGAGCCATTAGAGCCCTGGCGCTGCTCAGGCACAACCTTAGCTCTGCTGCCACTGTCAGATTTAGGGGCTATTCTGATTCGGGCTATACGTCGTTGGTTTGGGATTCAACCGCACTGTCGGTATGGCCAGAAGGTTACCCGGCCGTGGAAAACAAGAAGCGTTACCAAGAGGATTTTTATGTCATTCTGACTGCGGCAGCAACTGCCCGCTATTGGAAAACCGAGATCGTTGATACCGCCAACTCGGCCGGATATATTGAGATCGGCAGGGCCTTTTACGCGCCGGCATTTGAACCGGGTTTAAACATGTCTTATGGAGCATCAATCAGTCTCGAGACAGACACTACCTCCGAGCGGTCAAAAGGTGGAGTGGATTATTATGATCGATCTGAACCGCGGCGGGTAATACAGTTTACTCTGCCGGTCAATTCTCAGGACCAGGCGTTCAGCGACATATTCGACATGCAATGGGATCGAGGCATCGATCAGCCGCTGCTTTTCGTATTTGAGCCAACAGACACCGGAGTACTGCTGAAAAAACGGAGCTGGCTGGCAACGTTGCGGCGGTTATCTGCGATCGAATTCCCTTACGTCAATAACCACTCTGTGGCGTTTGAATTGATGGAGACTTTGTAGGAAAGAATTACCGCCATATATTGGTTTTAAGAAGGGATTTTAAAGGCGTGGCTCGATATAGGGAAACTTAGAAAACGGCTTACAAGTCAAATATGGAGGCTGGTCATATGAACTCTTTAAAACTACCCTAAAAACCTTAAACCCGACTCTTTTAGTCGTGTATAAAATGCGGTTGATTTAAGGGGTGCTTTTGCACCCTTTTTACGAAGGTTTTATTAGTTGGAATAATGCGTAAACCATGTGTCTGAATTATGCAAACCATGTGGCGCGTTACAAGTACTACTTGAGCGGAAAGCAGGTCAGGAAGAACCTTCACACCTCGAGCAAGCGGATGGCAGAGGAAAAGATGCGGATGGTGGAGTCCGCTCTGTTCCGTGACGAGGACATTCCGCTGCCGACCCGGACTCCCCTCGCGGCTATCCTCGGCGAGTACGTCGACTATCTGCGACTCACCAAGAAACGCAACAACGCGAACAAGATCATCCAGTACCTACGTGAAGCGTTCGGGCCGCTCTGCCCTGGGCTTGAGGTGCAGAACCCTAAGATCAGCAGGAAGGCACAGATCTATCCTGAGCGGGAGGAGCGAGTCAGGTTGGAGGTGCCGTTCCTTGAGCAGCTGACCACTGCGGATGTCGCCCGCTGCCGCGACAACTACCTCAAGAGCAAAGGTGTCAGCAACAACACGGCGAACCACCTGAGGCAGGTCGTCGTGCGGTTCATCAACTGGGCCATGACCGAGCGCGGCGTACGCTTCCCCGGCGGCATTAACCCGGCAGCCAAGGTCCCGATGCTCGATGTGGAGCGGACCGAGATCATCTTTCTCGATCTCGAGGAGATCGAGGAGCAGCTGGAGGAACTCAAGGGATACCCTCAGCTCAGGGTGATGGTTGCCGTCCTGATCTTTGCCGGGCTACGGCGGGAAGAGGTCCTCTGGCTCAGGACCGGCGATATCGATCTGACCGCCGGCAGGTACGGCATGGTCAGGGTCTATACCAAGTCGGATGTGAGTAAGGGGTCCAACGGCTTGCAGCCCAGCTCCGGCAAGGCGACGCGGCTCGACCGCAAGCAGTCCAGGCGGCAGGCCAGGAGTCAGAAGAAGGCCAAGAAGGACTCGTGGCAGCCCAAGACAAGCGATCATCGTGCGATCCCAGTGAGTAGGCGCTTGAGGGAGATCCTCGCCAGCTACGCGCCCCCTCCTTCTGATGGCAACTGGTTCTTCCCATCGCCCCATGGCACAAGGTGGGACCAGGACAATTTCTCGCGCGACCTGGCCGCGGCAAATGCTGAGAATGGGTTGCCCTGGACCTGCCTCGACTACCGTCACACCTTTGGCAGTCAGCTCGCAATGAAGGGGGAGAGCCTCCAGAAGATCTCCGCGTTAATGGGAAATTCGCCCGAGATCTGCCACCGGCACTACGTCCACCTTATGCCAGCCAGTATGGCCGACTCGGTGGAGTTCCCCGAACCGGGCTCCAGTCCTGCCGGACCTGCTGCCGACGATCCCTCGCAGCAATCGCCCACTGGGCGTGGCGGAGACTGCGATTGCCTGCCTCAGGACGAGTCTGACCGGCCGAAACGACCGCAACTGAGGCTTGTGCACAGCAGATAGCGGGACAGTGATGACGTGGCCCCTCAGGAGGGGCCCACCATTCGGCTTTCCTCGTAGGCGACGACCTCGTCGTACAGGTAGCGAACCATGCCGTTTTTCCCTTCGCCAAGCAGCACCCTGGTCATCCCTGCTGCCCGGGCGATTCTGTCGACCGAGGTGCGGGCGCAGCCCCAACGCTCACTGAGTTCATTCGGAGAGATGAATTTCCTTGCCGTGTTCGCGGCCGGTGGCTCGATGCTCGTTGCTGTTTTTTTCGCCGGATTCTTCATGTCTCGACCTCCCTGGGAAATGGAACCTGACGGTTCATCTCCTATTGGGCAGGCCCGCAACCACCTCACTCATCATCCCGCCACCCGACTGATTCGGCTTCTTTCTCCGTGATCTTACGGCATGCTGTCACCCGAGCCCAGGCCGGCTTGCCCTTTCTGAGCGCGTCCAACCGTTTCGTTCCCAATGTCGCTACATTGATTGGTATCAGCTTTGCCTTGAGTCTCTTGCCGCTGCGATATCCCACATCGAAACGTGCAAGACGGTGATCCTTACCTAACAGCCCTATGGCTATGACATCGCTGGCGCCGAGAAACCGCTCGATAATAAGGGTGACCATCCGCCAGCGCTCTAGATGGTCAGCCTCGAAGACAAGGATATCCATCCAGCACTGATCCAGGGCCATCTTGCGTACGATCTTGAGGAAAGTGTCCACGCTGACCAGAGCAACATCATCCTTGGTCAGGTACACGAACTCGTCCGGCAATGTCCTGTTTATCAACGGGGCGAGCTCAGCCAGGAAAAGCTGCGGGTCAAGCCATGAGAAATCTATCGGCGTGGTGCTTTCGACGTAGCGGTACCATTCCCTCCGTGGATGGATGAAAGGTTCCGCCTTGAACCTGCGCCAGGTTGCGATCAGCGAAGTAAGATCCATCGACAGCTCACGGATTGCCGTTAGCGTTGCCATCTGGTGGACTTTTCTGACCAGGTCGCAGAGAATGGTGCTGTCCTTCGTGTTGCTGTTCACGTTGGCGTGGTGGAGCAGAATTGCGTTGAGCACATTTTCCCTGAGGGTATCCCCCAAACCCTTAAGGTAGTACCTGTCAGACAATACCATGCCGTAGATGGCGTGATTGTCCACCAGCCTGTCGACAATGCCCGGAATCTTGCCAAGATCACAGCAAAGTGTTGCCAGCATGGCTGAACTGTACATAAGCTCACTGGCTGGCAGCAGGCGGGCGAGCGCTTCGACCGCGTAGACCACGTGCTGGCCGAGGGGGACCGACTCGAAGCCTGCCCTTGTGAACGGAGTGAACCTCAAGTCCGGATCCTCTTCTGGGGGACTGGTAAAGACTGCTGGGGAATAAAACCGGGCGCCGTCGTACATGAAGAGAAGCTTAGACGCGATACCTCGCTCCATCGGGGGCAAATAGCGGAGGTATCGATCCCAGCATTCACGAAGCTGATTGATGGTAAAGTTAGGAGAATCCATGAGTTACTCCTTCCGCTCTGTGGAGTTCTCCGCAGTTCCCTTCTTTTTAGCGTACGATTTGTTGTTGATCGCTCTTTTCCTGATTATATTGACCCTCTTGATTTGTTGCTTTGACAGGGTAAACCCGAACAGCGTCTCGATCTCTGCAACAAGGTCGTTTGTCCGTGGTGGTTTGCTGAGGTTATAGGTCCGTGTGTATGCGTACGACTCCCATTTGTTGTATTCCGCCGTGTCGATAAGCCGCTGCCGATCTGTTTTCGTCAGTCGAGCCAAAGCCATTTTGATAAATCTCTCGGATTTTATCAGCAACGCAGTTGTCTCCATCGACTCGACATCGCATATTTGATCGCCGTACAGTCTGCCCAAGTCGTAAAGAAGCTTGAGAAGCTTACGAGAAAGATTCAGTTCCTCATTCCATTTCTTGACGTGTACGGTATCAATGACTTCCTCAAATGAGAGGTAAATGTCATAAGATTCATCGTCTGGCATGTCTCTGTCCTCCCGTGATCCTTTGTATTTGCGTTAAGTGGCATATTGGCCTCATTCTTCTTTAAATCTTTCTTGATGCTATCTCCATCGGTTTTATAACTCGTTATCGGGACAGCAACGACTCTCCGCCTTTTTGGACAAAGAACAGTAACTGTCAGGCACTTCAGGCGCCAGAATCTCTTCAATGTTGCCGATATGCATCCAAGTTTCATCAAGCCTCCCCCCTGAACAGCCCAATCAACTCATCATCCCTAGCCTCGCAGTCGGCTCGGCGGAGCAAATCCAATATTGGGCTCGCGTTGGTATTGCAATCGTGGTGATGGCGTATCGCAAGGATGACAGCTAAGGCTTCCCTGGTCGTCAGCCTGCCATCAATCAAGCGTTCCATGGCAACAGCGCCGGCACGGGCGTGCTTGGTCATGGTGTACTCGCCCGGCAGCTGGTTGCAGATACGTGGAATCTTGCCAATGTCGTGAGCGAGGCAAGCGATAATGCCTAGGGGGTAAAGGAGTTGCCGGTGATCGACCATTGCTTGGAACTTTCGGGCGACATGTATCGAGTGATCCCGCAGAGAGATTTTTGCCAGTATTGAGTGCGTTGAGGTGGTGCCTGTTGCCCTCGATTGGGGGAACTTGTTGTAGATTGAGGAGACATATCCCTCTTTGTCGAGGATTGCCAGGATATCGACCGCGACCGCGAGGTGCGCCGGCGGTAAGATTGAGGTGCAACTTTCTAATATTTCGTTGATTTCGTAATTGAAGATCTGCATTTCGTCCTCCTGTTGCGGTTATGACTATGACCACCCATGTATTATTTGTTACCGGCTGCACCCCTGAAATGGGCCATTAACATGAATGTAGTGACCAATATGTCGAAATTATTCATAAAAATTGATGAAAAAAATTTTTACGGACTCGGAGTAATGCTGCCACCTTAATTAAAACCCGGTTGCGACCCGGACAAGTTGTTGAGTTGATGATAATGTTGAACGCTCAGGAGCCGCAGTCGGAGTCAGCGAAGGGGGCGTCATGCCGGCAATGCCAACCTGTGACAAGTAATGAAAATGAGGGGGCAAATCTGGTGAGACGAGGAAGAGGCCATTTGAAAATTTGTCAGCTCAGTAAAACTTTATAAAAATAATGACCAGTTTTTCAGACGATGGCTGTCTGAAAGCAGGCATTTCAGATGGAGAGCGATTGTCGACGGCTGAGTGATCTGGCTTGAACGGACCGCCGGGGTCGTGTATATAACTCTCATGACATCTAAAGACGAATACCGCATCAAAAGAGTCAAACATGCTCTCATTGACAAGGGATTGTCGTTTCGGAAGTGGTGCGAGGAGAACGACGTACCACATAGCGTTGCGAGGGACCTTGTGTATGGGCGGCTTACCGGAAACAAGAGCGTAAAAATGCGGGCAGTAAAGGCCATTTTGGAAAGGGAGTTCGGTCAGGACCTTTTCGAAGAAAACGCGGCATAATTTTTTTATTGAAATATACGACCAATAATCGTATAATAACCAAAAATGGCACTCGTCGATTGAGTGCTTATTGTTTGTCGAAATATACGAACAATTGACGTAAATGCTACGACAGAAAGGAGATTACAATGGCTAGAAGCTTCTCGGAGATGAAAAAGTGGGTTAAGCGCAACAGCAACGTGACCCTGGATAAACTCAGGCTGGAGGACGCAAAGGAACTTGATGCGTTTGCTGCTGAACACACCATGGAATTTATTAGGCTTGCTCGGATAGGTGTGGAGCTGCGATGCCGGCAAACGGGCTTGCCGATGCCGTCATCTTCGGAAATGATGATCAAGACATGCTTCGTAATCAGGTTGATGATCATGATTGCGAAAGACCAGTACGAGGGATTGCCAGAAACTCCTCTCTTTGAGCCAGATGGGGTCGCGTTGATCAACAGCCGCGCATACAAGGCATGGCACGCAATGAATTCAGGCATCGGCGCTCTGGCATAATCCTGAAATCGGAGGTGGAAAATGGAATCAACTGAGAGCAAAACCCCGTATCTTTCAAGT carries:
- a CDS encoding tyrosine-type recombinase/integrase; its protein translation is MCLNYANHVARYKYYLSGKQVRKNLHTSSKRMAEEKMRMVESALFRDEDIPLPTRTPLAAILGEYVDYLRLTKKRNNANKIIQYLREAFGPLCPGLEVQNPKISRKAQIYPEREERVRLEVPFLEQLTTADVARCRDNYLKSKGVSNNTANHLRQVVVRFINWAMTERGVRFPGGINPAAKVPMLDVERTEIIFLDLEEIEEQLEELKGYPQLRVMVAVLIFAGLRREEVLWLRTGDIDLTAGRYGMVRVYTKSDVSKGSNGLQPSSGKATRLDRKQSRRQARSQKKAKKDSWQPKTSDHRAIPVSRRLREILASYAPPPSDGNWFFPSPHGTRWDQDNFSRDLAAANAENGLPWTCLDYRHTFGSQLAMKGESLQKISALMGNSPEICHRHYVHLMPASMADSVEFPEPGSSPAGPAADDPSQQSPTGRGGDCDCLPQDESDRPKRPQLRLVHSR
- a CDS encoding HD domain-containing protein; this translates as MDSPNFTINQLRECWDRYLRYLPPMERGIASKLLFMYDGARFYSPAVFTSPPEEDPDLRFTPFTRAGFESVPLGQHVVYAVEALARLLPASELMYSSAMLATLCCDLGKIPGIVDRLVDNHAIYGMVLSDRYYLKGLGDTLRENVLNAILLHHANVNSNTKDSTILCDLVRKVHQMATLTAIRELSMDLTSLIATWRRFKAEPFIHPRREWYRYVESTTPIDFSWLDPQLFLAELAPLINRTLPDEFVYLTKDDVALVSVDTFLKIVRKMALDQCWMDILVFEADHLERWRMVTLIIERFLGASDVIAIGLLGKDHRLARFDVGYRSGKRLKAKLIPINVATLGTKRLDALRKGKPAWARVTACRKITEKEAESVGWRDDE
- a CDS encoding HD domain-containing protein — encoded protein: MQIFNYEINEILESCTSILPPAHLAVAVDILAILDKEGYVSSIYNKFPQSRATGTTSTHSILAKISLRDHSIHVARKFQAMVDHRQLLYPLGIIACLAHDIGKIPRICNQLPGEYTMTKHARAGAVAMERLIDGRLTTREALAVILAIRHHHDCNTNASPILDLLRRADCEARDDELIGLFRGEA